A single region of the Pseudomonas mandelii genome encodes:
- a CDS encoding lysoplasmalogenase translates to MGWLILALMGAVTFLYGLSVHAALLCLLVKPLPVLALLGWLHDAPPTEYRRWISLGLILSLLGDVLLAWPGDLFVFGLGAFLVAHLAYLKAYLSDCRRLALLPLVIALGVGAVLLGILISHGLGPLLIPVIVYGLAISAMLWRALARLGTDVPKRSALLAAGGAVAFVFSDSVIGISRFAVPFNAAPYVIILSYWLGQWGIAASAFGPKPR, encoded by the coding sequence GTGGGCTGGCTGATTCTGGCGCTGATGGGCGCAGTGACCTTTCTGTATGGCTTGAGCGTGCACGCTGCGCTGCTGTGCCTGCTGGTCAAACCGTTGCCGGTCTTGGCGCTGCTCGGCTGGCTGCACGACGCACCGCCCACTGAGTATCGGCGCTGGATCAGCCTTGGATTGATTTTGTCCCTGCTCGGCGATGTGTTGCTGGCGTGGCCGGGGGATTTGTTTGTGTTTGGCCTTGGGGCATTTCTGGTCGCCCACCTGGCGTATCTGAAAGCTTACTTGAGCGATTGCCGGCGGTTGGCGTTGTTGCCCTTGGTGATTGCCTTGGGGGTTGGCGCGGTGCTGCTGGGGATTTTGATTTCCCACGGGCTGGGCCCACTGTTGATTCCGGTGATCGTCTACGGTTTGGCCATCAGTGCGATGCTCTGGCGGGCGCTGGCCCGGCTCGGGACCGACGTGCCAAAACGCTCGGCGCTGCTGGCGGCGGGTGGCGCGGTGGCGTTTGTGTTTTCCGATAGCGTGATTGGCATCAGTCGCTTTGCTGTGCCATTCAATGCGGCGCCCTACGTGATCATTCTCAGTTACTGGCTGGGGCAATGGGGGATTGCGGCGTCTGCGTTTGGACCGAAACCGCGTTGA
- a CDS encoding protease inhibitor I42 family protein, with amino-acid sequence MSPTRLFVPLALTLLAACATQPKQNVTVEKQGECPVQMRNGQNLILTLPSNPTTGYRWSIQDSAGGVLHALSPEVYSNPEDAGIVGSAGISTWRFQAFATGTGRLRLTYSQPWAPEVPAVKTFDCAIAVN; translated from the coding sequence ATGTCCCCCACTCGCCTGTTTGTCCCCCTCGCCCTCACCTTGCTGGCCGCTTGCGCCACGCAACCGAAACAGAACGTGACCGTGGAAAAACAAGGCGAATGCCCGGTGCAAATGCGCAATGGACAAAACCTCATCCTGACCCTGCCAAGCAACCCGACCACGGGTTATCGCTGGTCGATCCAGGATTCGGCTGGTGGCGTGCTGCATGCGCTCAGCCCCGAGGTGTACAGCAACCCTGAAGACGCCGGGATCGTCGGCAGCGCCGGGATTTCGACCTGGCGCTTCCAGGCATTTGCCACCGGTACAGGCCGCTTGCGCCTGACCTATTCACAGCCATGGGCCCCGGAAGTGCCGGCCGTGAAAACCTTCGATTGCGCGATTGCGGTCAACTGA